From Daucus carota subsp. sativus chromosome 6, DH1 v3.0, whole genome shotgun sequence, the proteins below share one genomic window:
- the LOC130540432 gene encoding calmodulin — protein sequence MADQLTDDQISEFKEAFSLFDKDGDGCITTKELGTVMRSLGQNPTEAELQDMINEVDADGNGTIDFPEFLNLMARKMKDTDSEEELKEAFRVFDKDQNGFISAAELRHVMTNLGEKLTDEEVDEMIREADVDGDGQINYEEFVKVMMAK from the exons ATGGCCGATCAACTCACCGACGATCAGATCTCCGAGTTCAAGGAAGCTTTCAGCCTGTTTGACAAGGACGGCGATG GTTGCATCACTACCAAGGAGCTTGGGACTGTCATGAGGTCGCTTGGACAGAACCCTACTGAGGCTGAACTACAGGATATGATAAATGAAGTGGATGCTGATGGTAATGGAACTATTGACTTTCCCGAGTTCTTAAACCTTATGGCCAGAAAGATGAAGGACACTGATTCTGAGGAAGAACTCAAGGAGGCATTCCGAGTGTTTGACAAGGATCAAAATGGTTTCATTTCTGCTGCTGAGTTGCGCCATGTTATGACCAACCTTGGGGAGAAGCTGACTGACGAAGAAGTTGATGAGATGATTCGAGAAGCCGATGTTGATGGTGATGGGCAGATCAACTATGAAGAATTTGTCAAGGTGATGATGGCTAAGTGA